In the genome of Panulirus ornatus isolate Po-2019 chromosome 31, ASM3632096v1, whole genome shotgun sequence, the window ATGAACTGACTTTTATGATACGTGAATTTCGGTAAAAGTAAAGTGTAGGTTTTCACTTGCATTATCTTTTGATATTGGATGGTTTTCCTCGGTAGTGCTAGAGTTATAACAGTTGCAGAGCATGATTTGGaccattatatttcatttaattatTTAAGACTATTATTGTAATAATGAGAAttatgtgtatgtacacatatattgttGTATTTGCTTATGTCTGATTTTAGTTTAGGTTTTGAAAAGTATTTGTTACCAATATATATAGAGTAGAATAGTCCATGAGAGTGTGTACATTAGGTTTGCCACACTTTCAGTGTGTTTTTTGAAATAGGATATTAACAGAAACATGTAAAtgctattttattttgcttttaatgaagtcataaattttttttatttacagacTGGAAGATACAGGTGCTTTATCAAACATCTCATCACTATACAGTATCTGCTTCTCCCCATGTGTTTAACCTATCCCTTGCAAGAATACAAGCTGACACATTCTCAGGAAAACACTGCCATACCACACAATGAAAGAAGAGATTTCTGCGGCAGTGCTTTTCATATCGAAACTTGTCAATGGAAATGCCACTGTGACAGAAAATATGATGACAAAGTTTGAACAAAGGCTCAGAGAACTATTAGAAGAGCGATTTAGCAACCACTGGCATCCTGAACGACCATGGCAAGGCCAGGGTTACCGATGTCTAAGGTAAGCAAAGTTTAGAATTTTTTATGAGCAAAATATCATGTAGGTGGAAAGAATGGTTGGAGCTGCCAAAAGGCTAGGGCCCAGGCTATGTTTAGGCCGAATGAATCTGTAAAGAAAGAATTAATTCCTTTGGTCCCACCCATTATTTATGAatgcattttttatttttcaggaAATCTTTATATGATTATCTGTTAATTGTTCATTAAAagataaagtataagaaaaaaccAACTTGTTTCTTTTCAGTCATAAGTTGTAGCACAAAATACACAGATATCATTATTAGATTATAAGATATAGGTTTAAGAAAAACAATATTAAAGACATTCCATGATACTAATGATTACCAGAACATGATTACATACTTAGAGGATGGTGCTCACTATTGTAAGAACTGACTTTTATCGCATCTGACTGTTGTATAGAAAATCTGGGAAAAGGCTGAGCGGCACCTTGTTGAATATGACAGGTTTCACTCTAGTATCTTGTTTTTCATCTGATATTGTTGCCAGTTGTTGTTTTAGCATGATTAGAGCACAGATGACTTACCATGGTTTTGAATTCCACATTGCTGAAGGTATGTCAGCATGAAAATGCCTCTGTAGTTAGCTTGAACAGCATTCCAGTTTCAACATCATATTTCacactttctctcctgcctcaAAGTTGCATTTATCTTTATAAGACTCTTGCAGCACACAGGaggctggccatgtccactgatCTGGACCATAGGTCTTAACGTGTTTTGTTTGTGCAAGTGCTTTTCCAGAGAATGTAGGGCAATTTAGCAGTAAGTGCTGGTGTCATATTTATGGtggttgcatcatgggcatgaagggtctttggATGTATTGAAAGGGTGTTTGTATTGTAGTAATATGTGATGTCTGGAGCATAGAAAGGAGAGTGTGACTTTGTTTGGGAGTGTGCTTTTTGATGGATGTATGCTTGGTGGGTTGGCATTTAGaactgagttgggaggttgggTTTTAGTGCTTCTTAGGTCAGTTTAATGTGTATGTGTTTCatatgttatatttgttgggggtaTGAGGATCtatgagtagaggttgctgaagtgtgaggaagagtaagctttttatttctacttgcatGTTGATGGCTAGTTATAGAGTTTTTTAGTTGGAAGGGGTCctgtgctgttgcatagaattgagtgccaTGCATGTTGAGATGAGACTGTgttactgtattgggaggatctttgtatCATTGTGAAGGTGTGCTcctggttgctaggcagccagtgattgttctgagtgctcagttttgtgtggtttgcagctttgttataaatggttttgagaaggtGGAAGATCAGGCAGATGAGACATAGTTTAAAGAGGAGTACAAATATTTTTTGCAACATTAATGGATCAGGAGATAGCATGTAATAGGGTTGACATAGTTACTTTGTATAAGGTGTTATGGAAACGGTGGAAAGGCTGCTTGAAGCAGGAAGGAATTTTTATCAAGAACGTAAGGCATGCTTGCAAGTGGGGAGACATagctgccctttttttttttttttgtaaacattaTTAGTTAAGTTTTTGTGTGAGTTTCCTTTCATACTTTTTGATAATCCTTTGTttgcagttatttttttttttgacaaatgtCTTCCTAGTATGATAAGTAAGAAAATTGAAGCTTTTTTACCCTCGTTAAAACCTCAGCACCCTTTGAATAGAAAGAATAGGTAGTTTTTAAAAGCATTtttattgatatatttcattTACTGCCAAACAGACCAGTTAGCTTCTAGACATATTATTTTGGAAGCATCCATATAGTATGGCTGTTTTTATGAACTACATGTGTATTCTGTACTGATGAAATTTTAATTATATTTCATGAAGATAACAAAATGTTGTTAATTAATCCTTATAGGTATGAAGCCAGTTGAAATTGTTACTGTTGTAGTGCAGGTCTTTCACCATCTCAAAGGTATCCCTTTTCtcctgaaaatatattttttttatttaattagaTCAAAGATTAGGAGTTGTATTTTTTATAGGTTAAGATACAATTGTTCTAAAAGTTTCATCCTTTTTGAAAGCACTGCAACTGGTATCTAACTCCCTTGCCTGGACTTAAGCTATTATTAAGTAATGCACATTTTCAGTTTTACACTTAGCAGCAATCTGAGTTAAAAAGCTTGTGCTCCATAATCTTCTGTTGCTCATTGTTTCATATGTTGCTGTATCTCGTTacattctcttttattttattattttaatcTTTGTACATCTCATCTAGTTACCTCCATCTCAAACTTGCATCACAGCCCTTTGCAgacattttattttattctttgaCTTTTCTTCGTGTGTAAAAAAGGATGTTACAACTCCTGAGGATGTCTAACTTTTCAGTTCTGTGTAATTAGATAAGACCAATATTATTCTGGCAGAGTAAACGAGATTACAAGAAAAGAGCCAACAATAGAGCGAGCTGCTAAGGATTGTGGCCTCAAATATAAAGATCTAAACCTACCAGTTGAGCTTACAATATGGGTGGACCCAGAGGAGGTATGCTGCAGGTTTGGAGAACAGAAGGGATCATGCTGTACTGTAGCTTCCTTTAGGGATGGGAATAAGGAGAACTTCATTGAAAGTTTTGACTTTTCCCAAATTGAACGACCAAATTCAACACCATCTGGCATGTCAAAGGTTTGTTGAAGACATTGATATTCTTACTGCTTTGTTGCTCTACTGTTATTATTTGTTGAAGTATTACATGTCTCAGAGTAAGTGGCGGTATGAGTTAGTGGTTTAGAATAAATGTTGAAATGTGTTGTCTGATGTGACCATGAttatataatgtttatattttGGATGGGACATTTCATGAGACGAGAGCAAGCTTGGAGGTTGTGATGTACTTGACCACTTTAAACGTGGAGAGGAGAATGGTAGTTGCTGCATGCTGATGAATTGTGGTTTACTGTGGTTTTGTGTATAGGAGGATGCTGAAggtgaatatgaatgaaataagatGCTAAATTTTTAAGATATGGAAACTTACTTTGCATGGTGAAGAACTATTAAGGTGTGGATGAAATCCCTATAGATATTTAGGGGTAAAGTATAGTAAGGATGATGGAGGGAAAGCTGAAGTTCAAAGTAGAGTCATTCaggggagaaaaattagaggtgCAAAGAAATTTCTAGTAAATTGTAAAAATTTAAGGTTAGAATGGACAGGAAGTTTGTATGAAGGAGCATTGGGCTCATCTTTGATATATGGACATGAAAGGTACCTACCACCATGTCTTGTGAGTCCCCTACAGTCTGCTCACATAACTGATtgcacaccttttttttttcatggatctATATCCCCTCTTGCACTCTCAAGTTCTGGCCATAGGGTATCTTTAGCCTCgtcatttatatcattatatgTTGCGTATGCTACCATTAGTTTTTAGTGAAGTGTGCAATCTGCTAAGAATTTATGAATGTTTATATGCGTGCATGTGCAttcagagtgagagaaagagagaaggaaagttgAGTACATTGAGTTCTCATGCCAATATTTTGATTATGTCCTTGCGCATCAAAAATCTACTGTTTTCCCACCCCCTATAATTGTAAAGTCTTGGCACATATATTTTTtgcttatatatgtattgtctgcATGTTTCAGTCATCAGAAGTATTAAAGGAAAAAACTCTGGATTCAAGCAACATCCCAAGCCCACCATCCAGCACTCAATCCACGCCTTCCAAAAAGAAGCCCTTGAGTACAATCCATTCCGGACATGGAATAAAAAATCATAATTCACCAAGCAGAAACAACATAAATGGAAGTATCCGAGAAAGAAGACCCTTTGGCAGTTACCATAACCATTATAGCTCTGGTCCAATTAATCACCATAGTAACCACCATCAGAATGGTTCTTATTCACCACCCTTCTATAAGACTCAGTCATGGCTTAACTTGAGCCagactcctccacccccaccaccacacttgccaTTATTAAGTTCTGCTAGCTTTATATACTCTCCAACAGCTCCAGCACACTATACACATGCCCAGATGCCTGCACATTTCACAAGGTCACCCCCAAACGTGGCTCCTCAGAAGTTCAGGTGGAATAGTGGTAATTACCCTCGCAGTGATCGGCACCAGTGGTTAGGGCATCGAGCTTTGGCAAGAGTTTAAAGTGTACACATTAATGTAGGGGCATTTTGGAATACATAAAGAAATATGCATAGTTGGAGTAAACTTATGCGCCAGCTTGGTGAGTATATTCATAATGTGATAGTAGTAGcattatatacagtatatgttAACTCATTGTTGacttttccaattcactttagcTCGATCTCAGTAGAATTAATCCCTATCATTTGTGCTTGATGATACCAAGCTGGTAATTGTGATGATACAGTGAAACACACTATTTGTTTAAATCTTTATCTCCAAGTGCCCCATGTGATACTACCCAAAACTTATGATGTGCATGTCTGTGAACTGCATATCAGTTAAGGGTAGGAAGGCACCTTGAGCAAATTCAAAATTAAATCTTTTTAAccattgaaaatgatatataagaTATACGATCTGCAGTTATAAGTATTAATCTTTGTATTCAGAGGAACAAAGGTTTCATATTGATTTACAGTGTACCAGGTACAAAAAGGTACAAGATTTGCATAGTAGTTTAGTGGATATATAGCATGTTCATGATTGAATGGTATGAATGAATGGTGCTCAAAGCATCTGGCTTTATGATAGAAATATCCATGTAGATAATTTCCAGAGCAACTTTGAATTAATAAGGATGCTTTAAATTTTGAAAGTGCTCAAGTGTGTGTGCTCAACTGTGATTCCATTGTCAGCCGACCCTTGTTCTAGAGTTCAAAGGATTACGAGTGAGGCAAGACCATTGTTTAACCTTCAGTCTCTCTTTAAGGAGGTACCTGCAGATTTAGGAAAGGCCCCACATATtagaatttttattattttgttgtCATAAATCAGATGATTTTATTTAATAGCACCTCTTACCTCAGTGAGAATGGACCAGTATTCTGGTAATAATAGCCACgatattttctcttccttttgcaGAAACTTTTAAAAACAGATCTTAATAAGATTACATTGACATTCTCAGGAGTATATGCACAAACTTATAATTGTGCCTCATCAGGTCTTCTGACACTAGTAAAATATGAGTGAAAACTAATGCTGTCAGAGATTTTTAATGAGACATAATTGTTCTTGTATCAGAGGAATTATCCATGTCCAGGTAAGTCTTTtaaaatttagatatttttttgtgGATATCAGAAGATGCCCTTTCCTTGAAGTCATAGTTTAGAAATACTGACTTTAAATTTCAGAGCCAAATTCTGCATTAAAAAAATCCTGTAGCAAGTAACTATTAGTTATATTATGTGACTTTGAAGTATAATACATTAGTATATTACATAAATCGTACATCTTTAGTGTCCTAGTAGATTTGGACTTTCATTGTTGATCCCTTTTAATTTTTGTGGATTATCAGAGTGTATACAATAATTACAGATACAAGGTTTTCCTTAATTGGATCTGATGCATAGCTTCTTTTGTGTGATACATAGAGATATATTGCAAAGGTAGGTAAATTTCTTAAGACTTTGCCATTATTGCAcatatcaaaaaaatatatagtatctATTAAGAATTGTATATAGAAATATTTGACTATACCCACCATTCTTAACagtccagttacacacacacatatatgtatgtatatatatatatatatatatatatatatatatatatatatatatatatatatatatatatatatatataaattgtattTATGAAGAGTTGTTGCATCTTATAAAGAATGTATAAGAATGGTTAATAACCACATTTCACATCATTCTTGCTATGGTTTTTTGCTAGTCTGtctttcttttcattatattAAGTAACATACTTGTGGTGGAGCTGTGACCTTTTTTGGCAGTGCTGAATTACTTAAAAGGCAGTTTGTAATCATTTGACTATTATTTCTTATATCAAGTACCGTAGTCTTGGAACAATGATTGTTATTCATTAATTTGTTCATTTGAAATATAGTTCCCTTTAACATCCTAGATGTTAGCTCAGGTTGACTTACCACTGGATGAGGTTCTCTGTTAGAGTAGTACAATTTTGTTTAAGTAGAATAATTTTTAAGTTTCATTTTCATGGTAGTTTTAGTTGGTCTGGTGTCACTTTTGTGATAGTTTTCATCAGATATAAGCTTGATAAAATCTATGTGGAATTTTATTGTTTGGCTTTTTTAAGAAACATGGGATATGCTTGTATGCTCATTTATGTTTAGTTTTCAAGAATGTAGGACCTGCTATAATTATCCAAGTGAATGCATATTATTGTATTTTTTATCTTTACTTATTGTAAGAGCTTAATGGTTTGAATTATAGCATAATGTGGACAGGATGAGGTTCTGAGATGTGTAACAACTTAGACAAATTTTTCCCGTCCAGTCCTTCAAAAATACTCGGGGTTTGAGACTCATGGATGCCCTTAATGTAATAAATGGATTCTTAATCATAGAAATTACTGTTTGTTAATGCATATACTCAGATAATCACTTGTGTAATTAGAATGTAACAAATCAGTGGTGCAGGGTGTCAACATATATCTTTTGCTATGTTTATAGTCACTTTCCATTTTTAAGCAGATTTTCTTGGTAGTACTAAGTGTTTTAAGTTACCGTCTTCGTAAAGTTACCAGTACCTTAAAACTGTAATGAAAAAGGATTTTTAATGCCTTTACTATATGTtactacttttttctttctcgagTAGAAATTTTTTAAAATAATGTAGTAtccattaagaatatattgcaGTTTGGTGAATGTTGATTGAATTTTTACTACAGTTTTCATTGACATTTGATGAAAATAGCTTTGATGTTCAGGTATGTCATTATCGACTAATTTTCAGTCATGTATTTTGTCCTGCAAAGAACAAAACTGATTAAAGTGAAAATTATATTTTGGCTCAGCAGTTTGTTAAAATATACACTTTACTACCCAATTGCTCTTTTTGTGGAAGTGCACAGTTAAAGCTTAATTGTAGTATTTGATGGCTAGGTAACTTTTTCAGAACAATAGATCATTTGCTCGCATCTGCATTATGATAGCATATGATAAATGTTGAATGTTAGATGTATCCATTGTGTTAGGCCTCCTTTATGCTCAAGTAGGACTTGCACTATGCATCCCAGAGTGGGTGCTAAGGTTCTTATTTGTCTACTGTCAGTAAGAATTAGTGGTAAATTGTCTTCTTTGCACCACATGATTTTTTAGGGTTTTATGAAGgattgctaatttaagggatgctttctttttttcctttaacatTTCATTGTTGCTGGTGATAGATTTGTAGGTGATTTTCCGTACCATACTTGAAAATATGGTGATAGTATGATGGTGACTGCATCACATTCAGTAACACATCAGTGTGAAGAATTTTTCAGCTGGTCTTTAAACCATCACTGTTATGTCATCAACACACTAGTGGAGATCATTACATGTTGACATATATGGGGGTGATCTACCTGTACCATCACACTTTTAATGCAGAAGAGGTGACATCATTTAGACAATTAAAACTtgaaacaccttaaaaaaagtaAATTAATCCAGTTACTAATTCCCATTGTTCCATAGATGTGATATTCATATGATTGAACAATAGTTCAGAGTtgtgtcaatgtacacatacacacacacacacacacgtgcacatattcgccattttccgctttagcgagg includes:
- the LOC139758653 gene encoding protein BTG3-like is translated as MKEEISAAVLFISKLVNGNATVTENMMTKFEQRLRELLEERFSNHWHPERPWQGQGYRCLRVNEITRKEPTIERAAKDCGLKYKDLNLPVELTIWVDPEEVCCRFGEQKGSCCTVASFRDGNKENFIESFDFSQIERPNSTPSGMSKSSEVLKEKTLDSSNIPSPPSSTQSTPSKKKPLSTIHSGHGIKNHNSPSRNNINGSIRERRPFGSYHNHYSSGPINHHSNHHQNGSYSPPFYKTQSWLNLSQTPPPPPPHLPLLSSASFIYSPTAPAHYTHAQMPAHFTRSPPNVAPQKFRWNSGNYPRSDRHQWLGHRALARV